The Misgurnus anguillicaudatus chromosome 15, ASM2758022v2, whole genome shotgun sequence genome has a window encoding:
- the blm gene encoding recQ-like DNA helicase BLM isoform X1, with translation MASLKNNLKEQLERHSNAAHNKLSLLKPKPGGFCFKKKSPSGITKQDIHQKVTGANVLTNRSVNVPHNFEVTKTPVTFLKKPEKAAPKVNFFTAPSRRKTMTVNPLANPFAMSKPPLVQSTLKVLPKSTILPMDSTKDQTVGELKTDTSLSTSINEWDDFDDFETPVKERVVSPSAGTSTKKLGVLAQNTSPNSSCTKKVDTSLNGSSEATTDPKDVLPAADKISTEAPEREPEDSPIKKTKKRKTSAQQKSLMSDTEDEEIIDCIPPSAKEEEKTETTDQMAAAAEEGKWADRDDIIDIDDCETDYLYDDYDNFIPPSPVPEDPSPSFSNKDKSLSHPVTSADIKDSPHGPAPRLSASLDIPVKESKGTDDALFSIMESICRLVDTIPEHELIDLTCGSELLLQRAHRKKILANAASSRTSQSDRPPTPYCSVNRQSLVLTPSSLTSSMTSLTSEKGQNVRTGFQFRKSIASVMSLDNNSVFEDSDCIINGVETPGGTWKPDSSKTEAAGDTLSNRSTPTLRKFESKSEKCYSGLSFNESNVQIVDEENVDLFFSPKKPTDHYKSKTSTAIANGTNSRADTEPDDFPIDDFDIDDFDETDIPDYFEESHSVLTSKGNSGAMMSSSVREGGALKPLERKIVPTPAPQPTRTKQPEPTYRNPAHDRFRGFNFPHSPEMMKIFHKKFGLHQFRFNQLEAINATLLGEDTFVLMPTGGGKSLCYQLPACISAGVTIVISPLKSLIVDQVQKLTTLDICATSLSGDKSDSEAARIYMQLSRKDPTIKLLYATPEKISASGRMISALQNLYERGLLARFVIDEAHCVSQWGHDFRPDYKRLHELRRKFPNVPIMALTATATPRVQKDILNQLTMTRPQVFTMSFNRNNLKYSVLPKKPKKVDEDCIQWIKKNYPRGSGIVYCLSRNDCDTLADSLQRAGIAALAYHAGLSDSDREYVQNKWINQDGCQVMCATIAFGMGIDKPDVRYVIHASLPKSVEGYYQESGRAGRDGEMSHCVLFYSYTDVIRIKRLIAMDKDGNHQSKATHISNLHSMVHFCENVAECRRIQLLAYFGEHTFNTNFCKEHPEVICDNCARPDKYKSRNVTEDVKKIVRFVQENCEKVGNRYGKTAQQNRLTLNMLVDIFLGSKAARIQSGMFRVGAAYTKHNAERLFKKLVLDSILVEDLYITKNGQAVAYISAGQKAMNVLSGSMQVEFIETESASSIRKHKASVIESVSKREEMVKKCLEELNDLCKRLGKVFGIHYYNIFSTATLKKIAETLSADPEVLLQIDGVTEDKLEKYGAEFIELLQKYSEWQLPAEEKSESSGWIDTTRGHQNDDEDDDDDATGDSTSSYFRKSSGRGQKRKQGSYSRKPKRRKATNQNSSSKGGYGNNWSSSRGGYRGGSRSAGRGSSRPPPSAQAGKRPGFMALPTPQSAARPFLKPTFSHL, from the exons ATGGCGAGTTTAAAAAATAACCTAAAGGAGCAACTGGAGCGACACAGCAATGCTGCACACAACAAACTGTCATTGCTTAAACCAAAGCCTGG GgggttttgttttaaaaagaaGTCACCATCTGGTATCACCAAACAGGACATTCATCAAAAGGTAACTGGTGCAAATGTCTTAACAAACAGGAGCGTCAATGTTCCACACAACTTTGAAGTAACAAAAACTCCTGTGACATTTCTGAAGAAGCCCGAGAAAGCAGCACCCAAAGTCAACTTCTTCACAGCTCCCAGCAGACGGAAAACAATGACTGTTAACCCATTAGCCAACCCGTTTGCTATGAGCAAACCACCTCTTGTCCAGTCTACCCTTAAGGTTTTGCCGAAATCTACCATCTTGCCAATGGACTCCACTAAAGACCAAACTGTGGGTGAACTCAAGACTGACACCTCTCTTTCCACTTCCATTAATGAATGGGACGACTTTGATGATTTTGAAACCCCGGTTAAGGAAAGAGTAGTATCGCCTAGTGCTGGGACCTCTACTAAAAAGCTAGGTGTATTGGCCCAGAACACGTCCCCAAATTCCTCTTGTACTAAGAAAGTTGACACTAGTTTAAATGGCAGTTCAGAGGCCACAACTGACCCAAAGGACGTCCTGCCAGCAGCTGATAAAATTAGCACAGAAGCTCCTGAGAGAGAGCCAGAAGACTCGCCCATTAAAAAGACCAAAAAACGCAAGACTTCAGCCCAGCAAAAGTCATTAATGAGTGACACAGAGGATGAAGAGATTATTGACTGTATTCCACCTTCTGCAAAAGAGGAAGAGAAGACTGAAACAA CAGATCAGATGGCTGCTGCTGCTGAAGAAGGAAAATGGGCTGATAGAGATGACATCATAGACATTGATGACTGTGAGACAGATTACTTATATGATGACTATGATAATTTCATCCCACCGTCACCTGTTCCTGAGGATCCGAGTCCATCCTTCTCAAATAAAGACAAAAG tttatcCCATCCTGTTACTAGTGCCGACATAAAGGATTCACCACACGGACCTGCTCCACGCTTGTCAGCATCCTTGGATATACCTGTCAAAGAATCAAAAG GAACAGATGATGCTCTCTTCAGTATTATGGAATCTATTTGCCGTCTGGTGGACACCATTCCAGAACATGAACTTATAGATTTGACCTGTGGTTCAGAGTTATTACTGCAGAGAGCCCACAG GAAAAAGATTCTTGCTAATGCTGCATCATCGAGAACATCTCAATCAGACAGACCACCGACTCCATATTGTAGTGTAAACAGGCAAAGTTTGGTTCTCACACCATCTAGTCTGACATCATCGATGACTTCACTGACATCAGAAAAAGGACAAAATGTCAGAACTGGCTTTCAGTTTCGTAAGTCCATCGCCTCTGTCATGTCTTTGGATAATAACAGTGTATTTGAAGACTCTGACTGCATTATTAACGGAGTTGAAACGCCTGGAGGTACCTGGAAGCCTGACAGCTCAAAAACAGAAGCTGCTGGGGACACCTTAAGCAACAGGTCAACTCCCACTTTGAGGAAGTTTGAATCAAAGTCGGAAAAATGCTACTCGGGGTTGTCATTCAATGAATCAAACGTTCAGATTGTGGATGAAGAAAATGTCGACCTGTTCTTTTCTCCCAAAAAACCAACGGACCATTACAAATCTAAAACCAGCACGGCAATAGCTAATGGCACAAATTCTCGAGCAGACACCGAGCCAGACGACTTCCCAATCGATGATTTTGATATTGATGACTTTGATGAGACCGATATCCCAGATTATTTTGAGGAATCTCATAGTGTCCTGACATCAAAGGGCAACTCTGGTGCTATGATGTCGTCATCAGTGCGGGAAGGAGGGGCTTTAAAACCTTTGGAGAGAAAAATAGTTCCCACACCAGCACCACAACCTACCAGAACTAAACAACCTG AACCCACATATAGAAACCCAGCTCATGATCGCTTCAGAGGTTTCAACTTCCCTCATAGCCCAGAGATGATGAAGATCTTTCATAAGAAGTTTGGTCTTCATCAGTTCAGATTTAATCAGCTGGAGGCCATTAATGCCACTTTGTTAGGAGAAGACACATTTGTACTCATGCCTACAG GTGGCGGTAAAAGTCTCTGCTATCAGCTTCCTGCTTGTATATCTGCAGGAGTGACCATAGTTATATCACCTCTAaagtctctcatagttgaccaGGTCCAGAAACTCACCACACTAGAT atctgTGCAACTAGTTTATCAGGGGACAAAAGTGATAGTGAGGCTGCAAGAATCTATATGCAGCTGTCTAGAAAGGATCCTACCATCAAACTGCTTTATGCCACTCCTGAGAAG ATATCTGCAAGTGGAAGGATGATCAGTGCCCTTCAGAATCTGTATGAAAGAGGTCTGCTGGCTCGCTTTGTCATTGATGAGGCCCATTGTGTCAGTCAG TGGGGTCATGACTTCAGGCCAGACTACAAGCGTTTACATGAGCTCAGGCGAAAGTTTCCCAATGTTCCTATAATGGCCCTGACAGCCACTGCCACTCCTAGAGTTCAGAAGGACATCCTTAACCAGCTGACAATGACTCGTCCTCAGGT ATTCACTATGAGCTTTAACAGGAACAACCTCAAATACTCTGTTTTGCCCAAAAAGCCTAAGAAGGTAGATGAGGACTGCATTCAGTGGATCAAGAAAAACTATCCAC GTGGCTCGGGAATTGTGTACTGCTTGTCTCGAAATGATTGCGACACTCTGGCTGACAGTCTTCAGAGGGCCGGGATTGCAGCGCTTGCTTATCACGCTGGACTAAGCGACAGTGATAGGGAATATGTCCAGAACAAATGGATCAACCAGGATGGTTGTCAG GTTATGTGTGCCACCATTGCATTCGGCATGGGAATTGACAAGCCAGATGTGCGTTATGTAATTCATGCCAGTCTGCCTAAATCAGTGGAGGGTTACTACCAGGAGTCAGGCAGAGCTGGTCGAGATGGAGAGATGTCCCACTGCGTGCTCTTCTACTCATACACTGATGTTATCCGGATCAAAAGACTCATTGCTA TGGATAAAGATGGCAACCATCAATCTAAAGCAACCCACATCAGCAACCTGCACAGTATGGTGCATTTCTGTGAGAATGTGGCCGAGTGCAGACGAATCCAGCTGCTGGCGTACTTTGGCGAGCACACGTTTAATACAAACTTCTGTAAAGAGCACCCTGAGGTTATCTGCGACAATTGTGCCAGACCAGAC AAATACAAATCAAGAAATGTCACAGAAGATGTGAAGAAGATTGTGAGGTTTGTGCAGGAGAACTGTGAGAAGGTTGGAAACCGATACGGCAAAACCGCACAGCAGAACCGACTCACCCTGAACATGCTGGTTGACATATTTCTGG GCTCTAAAGCGGCTCGGATCCAATCCGGGATGTTCCGGGTGGGAGCAGCGTATACCAAACACAATGCTGAGAGACTCTTTAAGAAACTGGTGCTTGATAGCATTCTGGTGGAAGACTTGTACATCACCAAGAACGGCCAAGCAGTGGCCTATATATCGGCAGGGCAAAAAGCCATGAATGTGCTGAGTGGCAGTATGCAG GTTGAATTCATTGAGACGGAGAGTGCTTCCAGCATCAGAAAGCACAAAGCTTCTGTGATTGAGAGCGTCTCTAAGAGAGAAGAGATGGTGAAGAAGTGTCTGGAGGAACTCAATGATCTGTGCAAGAGACTCGGCAAAGTCTTCGGCATCCATTACTACAACATTTTCTCCACAGCCACGCTGAAAAAGATTGCAG aGACGCTCTCAGCTGATCCAGAGGTTCTTCTGCAGATCGATGGCGTGACTGAAGATAAACTGGAGAAATATGGAGCTGAGTTTATTGAACTGCTACAGAAATACTCGGAGTGGCAACTGCCTG CTGAGGAAAAGTCTGAGAGCTCTGGATGGATCGACACAACCCGAGGCCATCAGAacgatgatgaagatgatgatgatgacgcAACGGGCGACAGCACATCATCGTACTTCAGAAAGTCCTCTGGACGAGGACAGAAAAGAAAGCAAGGGTCTTACTCCAGAAAACCTAAAAGGAGGAAAGCTACTAACCAGAATTCCTCCTCTAAAGG TGGATACGGCAATAACTGGTCTTCATCGCGAGGCGGATACAGAGGTGGGAGTCGCAGTGCAGGCAGGGGCTCCAGCAGGCCACCTCCGTCGGCTCAAGCAGGAAAGAGGCCTGGTTTCATGGCTTTGCCCACCCCACAAAGTGCTGCGCGCCCATTCCTAAAACCAACATTCTCTCATTTATAG
- the blm gene encoding recQ-like DNA helicase BLM isoform X2, with protein MASLKNNLKEQLERHSNAAHNKLSLLKPKPGGFCFKKKSPSGITKQDIHQKKPEKAAPKVNFFTAPSRRKTMTVNPLANPFAMSKPPLVQSTLKVLPKSTILPMDSTKDQTVGELKTDTSLSTSINEWDDFDDFETPVKERVVSPSAGTSTKKLGVLAQNTSPNSSCTKKVDTSLNGSSEATTDPKDVLPAADKISTEAPEREPEDSPIKKTKKRKTSAQQKSLMSDTEDEEIIDCIPPSAKEEEKTETTDQMAAAAEEGKWADRDDIIDIDDCETDYLYDDYDNFIPPSPVPEDPSPSFSNKDKSLSHPVTSADIKDSPHGPAPRLSASLDIPVKESKGTDDALFSIMESICRLVDTIPEHELIDLTCGSELLLQRAHRKKILANAASSRTSQSDRPPTPYCSVNRQSLVLTPSSLTSSMTSLTSEKGQNVRTGFQFRKSIASVMSLDNNSVFEDSDCIINGVETPGGTWKPDSSKTEAAGDTLSNRSTPTLRKFESKSEKCYSGLSFNESNVQIVDEENVDLFFSPKKPTDHYKSKTSTAIANGTNSRADTEPDDFPIDDFDIDDFDETDIPDYFEESHSVLTSKGNSGAMMSSSVREGGALKPLERKIVPTPAPQPTRTKQPEPTYRNPAHDRFRGFNFPHSPEMMKIFHKKFGLHQFRFNQLEAINATLLGEDTFVLMPTGGGKSLCYQLPACISAGVTIVISPLKSLIVDQVQKLTTLDICATSLSGDKSDSEAARIYMQLSRKDPTIKLLYATPEKISASGRMISALQNLYERGLLARFVIDEAHCVSQWGHDFRPDYKRLHELRRKFPNVPIMALTATATPRVQKDILNQLTMTRPQVFTMSFNRNNLKYSVLPKKPKKVDEDCIQWIKKNYPRGSGIVYCLSRNDCDTLADSLQRAGIAALAYHAGLSDSDREYVQNKWINQDGCQVMCATIAFGMGIDKPDVRYVIHASLPKSVEGYYQESGRAGRDGEMSHCVLFYSYTDVIRIKRLIAMDKDGNHQSKATHISNLHSMVHFCENVAECRRIQLLAYFGEHTFNTNFCKEHPEVICDNCARPDKYKSRNVTEDVKKIVRFVQENCEKVGNRYGKTAQQNRLTLNMLVDIFLGSKAARIQSGMFRVGAAYTKHNAERLFKKLVLDSILVEDLYITKNGQAVAYISAGQKAMNVLSGSMQVEFIETESASSIRKHKASVIESVSKREEMVKKCLEELNDLCKRLGKVFGIHYYNIFSTATLKKIAETLSADPEVLLQIDGVTEDKLEKYGAEFIELLQKYSEWQLPAEEKSESSGWIDTTRGHQNDDEDDDDDATGDSTSSYFRKSSGRGQKRKQGSYSRKPKRRKATNQNSSSKGGYGNNWSSSRGGYRGGSRSAGRGSSRPPPSAQAGKRPGFMALPTPQSAARPFLKPTFSHL; from the exons ATGGCGAGTTTAAAAAATAACCTAAAGGAGCAACTGGAGCGACACAGCAATGCTGCACACAACAAACTGTCATTGCTTAAACCAAAGCCTGG GgggttttgttttaaaaagaaGTCACCATCTGGTATCACCAAACAGGACATTCATCAAAAG AAGCCCGAGAAAGCAGCACCCAAAGTCAACTTCTTCACAGCTCCCAGCAGACGGAAAACAATGACTGTTAACCCATTAGCCAACCCGTTTGCTATGAGCAAACCACCTCTTGTCCAGTCTACCCTTAAGGTTTTGCCGAAATCTACCATCTTGCCAATGGACTCCACTAAAGACCAAACTGTGGGTGAACTCAAGACTGACACCTCTCTTTCCACTTCCATTAATGAATGGGACGACTTTGATGATTTTGAAACCCCGGTTAAGGAAAGAGTAGTATCGCCTAGTGCTGGGACCTCTACTAAAAAGCTAGGTGTATTGGCCCAGAACACGTCCCCAAATTCCTCTTGTACTAAGAAAGTTGACACTAGTTTAAATGGCAGTTCAGAGGCCACAACTGACCCAAAGGACGTCCTGCCAGCAGCTGATAAAATTAGCACAGAAGCTCCTGAGAGAGAGCCAGAAGACTCGCCCATTAAAAAGACCAAAAAACGCAAGACTTCAGCCCAGCAAAAGTCATTAATGAGTGACACAGAGGATGAAGAGATTATTGACTGTATTCCACCTTCTGCAAAAGAGGAAGAGAAGACTGAAACAA CAGATCAGATGGCTGCTGCTGCTGAAGAAGGAAAATGGGCTGATAGAGATGACATCATAGACATTGATGACTGTGAGACAGATTACTTATATGATGACTATGATAATTTCATCCCACCGTCACCTGTTCCTGAGGATCCGAGTCCATCCTTCTCAAATAAAGACAAAAG tttatcCCATCCTGTTACTAGTGCCGACATAAAGGATTCACCACACGGACCTGCTCCACGCTTGTCAGCATCCTTGGATATACCTGTCAAAGAATCAAAAG GAACAGATGATGCTCTCTTCAGTATTATGGAATCTATTTGCCGTCTGGTGGACACCATTCCAGAACATGAACTTATAGATTTGACCTGTGGTTCAGAGTTATTACTGCAGAGAGCCCACAG GAAAAAGATTCTTGCTAATGCTGCATCATCGAGAACATCTCAATCAGACAGACCACCGACTCCATATTGTAGTGTAAACAGGCAAAGTTTGGTTCTCACACCATCTAGTCTGACATCATCGATGACTTCACTGACATCAGAAAAAGGACAAAATGTCAGAACTGGCTTTCAGTTTCGTAAGTCCATCGCCTCTGTCATGTCTTTGGATAATAACAGTGTATTTGAAGACTCTGACTGCATTATTAACGGAGTTGAAACGCCTGGAGGTACCTGGAAGCCTGACAGCTCAAAAACAGAAGCTGCTGGGGACACCTTAAGCAACAGGTCAACTCCCACTTTGAGGAAGTTTGAATCAAAGTCGGAAAAATGCTACTCGGGGTTGTCATTCAATGAATCAAACGTTCAGATTGTGGATGAAGAAAATGTCGACCTGTTCTTTTCTCCCAAAAAACCAACGGACCATTACAAATCTAAAACCAGCACGGCAATAGCTAATGGCACAAATTCTCGAGCAGACACCGAGCCAGACGACTTCCCAATCGATGATTTTGATATTGATGACTTTGATGAGACCGATATCCCAGATTATTTTGAGGAATCTCATAGTGTCCTGACATCAAAGGGCAACTCTGGTGCTATGATGTCGTCATCAGTGCGGGAAGGAGGGGCTTTAAAACCTTTGGAGAGAAAAATAGTTCCCACACCAGCACCACAACCTACCAGAACTAAACAACCTG AACCCACATATAGAAACCCAGCTCATGATCGCTTCAGAGGTTTCAACTTCCCTCATAGCCCAGAGATGATGAAGATCTTTCATAAGAAGTTTGGTCTTCATCAGTTCAGATTTAATCAGCTGGAGGCCATTAATGCCACTTTGTTAGGAGAAGACACATTTGTACTCATGCCTACAG GTGGCGGTAAAAGTCTCTGCTATCAGCTTCCTGCTTGTATATCTGCAGGAGTGACCATAGTTATATCACCTCTAaagtctctcatagttgaccaGGTCCAGAAACTCACCACACTAGAT atctgTGCAACTAGTTTATCAGGGGACAAAAGTGATAGTGAGGCTGCAAGAATCTATATGCAGCTGTCTAGAAAGGATCCTACCATCAAACTGCTTTATGCCACTCCTGAGAAG ATATCTGCAAGTGGAAGGATGATCAGTGCCCTTCAGAATCTGTATGAAAGAGGTCTGCTGGCTCGCTTTGTCATTGATGAGGCCCATTGTGTCAGTCAG TGGGGTCATGACTTCAGGCCAGACTACAAGCGTTTACATGAGCTCAGGCGAAAGTTTCCCAATGTTCCTATAATGGCCCTGACAGCCACTGCCACTCCTAGAGTTCAGAAGGACATCCTTAACCAGCTGACAATGACTCGTCCTCAGGT ATTCACTATGAGCTTTAACAGGAACAACCTCAAATACTCTGTTTTGCCCAAAAAGCCTAAGAAGGTAGATGAGGACTGCATTCAGTGGATCAAGAAAAACTATCCAC GTGGCTCGGGAATTGTGTACTGCTTGTCTCGAAATGATTGCGACACTCTGGCTGACAGTCTTCAGAGGGCCGGGATTGCAGCGCTTGCTTATCACGCTGGACTAAGCGACAGTGATAGGGAATATGTCCAGAACAAATGGATCAACCAGGATGGTTGTCAG GTTATGTGTGCCACCATTGCATTCGGCATGGGAATTGACAAGCCAGATGTGCGTTATGTAATTCATGCCAGTCTGCCTAAATCAGTGGAGGGTTACTACCAGGAGTCAGGCAGAGCTGGTCGAGATGGAGAGATGTCCCACTGCGTGCTCTTCTACTCATACACTGATGTTATCCGGATCAAAAGACTCATTGCTA TGGATAAAGATGGCAACCATCAATCTAAAGCAACCCACATCAGCAACCTGCACAGTATGGTGCATTTCTGTGAGAATGTGGCCGAGTGCAGACGAATCCAGCTGCTGGCGTACTTTGGCGAGCACACGTTTAATACAAACTTCTGTAAAGAGCACCCTGAGGTTATCTGCGACAATTGTGCCAGACCAGAC AAATACAAATCAAGAAATGTCACAGAAGATGTGAAGAAGATTGTGAGGTTTGTGCAGGAGAACTGTGAGAAGGTTGGAAACCGATACGGCAAAACCGCACAGCAGAACCGACTCACCCTGAACATGCTGGTTGACATATTTCTGG GCTCTAAAGCGGCTCGGATCCAATCCGGGATGTTCCGGGTGGGAGCAGCGTATACCAAACACAATGCTGAGAGACTCTTTAAGAAACTGGTGCTTGATAGCATTCTGGTGGAAGACTTGTACATCACCAAGAACGGCCAAGCAGTGGCCTATATATCGGCAGGGCAAAAAGCCATGAATGTGCTGAGTGGCAGTATGCAG GTTGAATTCATTGAGACGGAGAGTGCTTCCAGCATCAGAAAGCACAAAGCTTCTGTGATTGAGAGCGTCTCTAAGAGAGAAGAGATGGTGAAGAAGTGTCTGGAGGAACTCAATGATCTGTGCAAGAGACTCGGCAAAGTCTTCGGCATCCATTACTACAACATTTTCTCCACAGCCACGCTGAAAAAGATTGCAG aGACGCTCTCAGCTGATCCAGAGGTTCTTCTGCAGATCGATGGCGTGACTGAAGATAAACTGGAGAAATATGGAGCTGAGTTTATTGAACTGCTACAGAAATACTCGGAGTGGCAACTGCCTG CTGAGGAAAAGTCTGAGAGCTCTGGATGGATCGACACAACCCGAGGCCATCAGAacgatgatgaagatgatgatgatgacgcAACGGGCGACAGCACATCATCGTACTTCAGAAAGTCCTCTGGACGAGGACAGAAAAGAAAGCAAGGGTCTTACTCCAGAAAACCTAAAAGGAGGAAAGCTACTAACCAGAATTCCTCCTCTAAAGG TGGATACGGCAATAACTGGTCTTCATCGCGAGGCGGATACAGAGGTGGGAGTCGCAGTGCAGGCAGGGGCTCCAGCAGGCCACCTCCGTCGGCTCAAGCAGGAAAGAGGCCTGGTTTCATGGCTTTGCCCACCCCACAAAGTGCTGCGCGCCCATTCCTAAAACCAACATTCTCTCATTTATAG